A region from the uncultured Bacteroides sp. genome encodes:
- a CDS encoding family 43 glycosylhydrolase: MIIDSIKWRWIGFFICICYGCEKSDDLPDGNYPTVADLTIKEVTSTTAAFSYSIPDDGGNAIIEKGLCWSQSKENPTKEDNSISIDANSSDISGEIIGLISNTTYHTRAYAINKVGIAYSPSISFTTLSSYVAPTYKDDYSSIADWSMRASWNLANVHDPTVEKDGDYYYMYTTDASYGNATEGHGHFHCRRSTDLVNWEYMGATMLETPAWVKDSLNSMRNRMGLAAIDNPTYGYWAPVVRKVSSNKYRMYYSIVADNYIKSGKANTTDNFDGSWTERAFIGMMETDNLANNLWVDKGYVITSSTDRGLDWTRSSLNDWNAYFKWNAIDPSFIITPNNEQWLVYGSWHSGIVAVQLNATTGKPEKLGEPWNANALSNYGVRIATRNSQSRWQGSEAPEIIYNEKTGYYYLFLAYDELSVAYNTRVCRSQNITGPYYGIDGQNITEGAECWPILTHPYKFNNHSGWVGISHCCIFKDDNDNWYYCSQGRLPANTNGNAYSNAIMMGQIRAIKWTQNGWPVVMPERYAAVPQTEIKEDELIGSWENITLAYSYGKQQTSQTLVLSSGGKATGAINGNWTYDEKTNLLTVGTLTLNVQRELDWERSTRIPTLVYAGLTSSGQSVWGKKTK; this comes from the coding sequence ATGATAATAGATTCTATTAAATGGCGTTGGATTGGCTTTTTTATATGCATATGCTACGGATGTGAAAAGTCGGATGATCTGCCGGATGGAAATTATCCGACTGTAGCCGACTTAACTATAAAAGAGGTTACCTCCACCACTGCTGCTTTTTCATATAGTATTCCGGATGACGGAGGCAATGCAATTATCGAGAAAGGGCTTTGTTGGAGTCAATCTAAAGAAAACCCGACTAAAGAAGATAATTCAATTAGCATCGACGCAAATAGTTCTGACATAAGCGGAGAAATAATAGGTCTTATTTCGAATACGACCTATCACACCAGAGCGTATGCCATTAATAAAGTTGGCATAGCATACTCTCCTTCTATCTCATTCACCACACTTTCCAGCTATGTAGCTCCTACTTACAAAGACGATTATAGCTCTATAGCAGATTGGAGCATGCGTGCTTCCTGGAATCTGGCCAATGTGCACGATCCTACCGTAGAGAAGGATGGAGATTATTATTATATGTATACCACAGATGCTTCGTACGGTAATGCCACAGAAGGACATGGACATTTTCATTGCCGCCGTTCAACAGATTTAGTGAATTGGGAATACATGGGTGCAACCATGCTTGAAACACCCGCATGGGTAAAAGATTCACTTAACAGTATGCGAAACCGTATGGGATTAGCTGCCATAGATAATCCAACATATGGATATTGGGCTCCCGTAGTGAGAAAAGTTAGCAGCAATAAATATCGCATGTATTATAGCATCGTTGCGGATAATTATATTAAAAGCGGAAAAGCCAATACCACAGACAATTTCGATGGTTCATGGACAGAAAGGGCTTTTATCGGTATGATGGAAACAGACAATCTGGCAAACAATTTATGGGTTGACAAAGGCTATGTCATTACTTCATCTACAGACAGAGGGCTCGACTGGACAAGAAGTAGCTTAAACGATTGGAACGCATACTTCAAATGGAATGCCATTGACCCTTCATTTATTATCACTCCAAACAATGAGCAATGGCTTGTTTATGGTTCATGGCATTCGGGCATTGTAGCCGTTCAACTGAATGCCACAACAGGAAAACCTGAAAAACTAGGCGAACCATGGAATGCGAATGCTCTCAGCAATTATGGTGTACGTATTGCCACCCGAAACAGTCAGAGTCGCTGGCAAGGATCTGAAGCTCCGGAAATTATTTATAACGAGAAGACAGGATATTATTACTTATTTCTCGCTTATGATGAACTGTCCGTTGCTTACAACACACGTGTGTGCCGTTCTCAAAACATCACCGGGCCTTATTACGGAATAGATGGGCAAAACATAACCGAAGGAGCTGAATGTTGGCCCATACTAACCCATCCTTACAAGTTCAATAATCATTCCGGATGGGTAGGCATCTCTCATTGCTGCATCTTTAAAGACGATAATGATAATTGGTATTATTGCTCTCAAGGCCGATTGCCGGCAAACACCAATGGCAATGCTTACAGCAATGCAATAATGATGGGGCAGATTCGTGCCATTAAATGGACGCAAAATGGCTGGCCGGTGGTTATGCCCGAAAGATATGCAGCTGTACCGCAAACAGAGATCAAAGAAGATGAACTAATTGGATCTTGGGAAAATATAACCTTAGCCTATAGTTATGGAAAACAGCAAACGTCTCAAACTCTAGTTCTTTCATCCGGCGGGAAAGCCACCGGAGCAATCAATGGCAACTGGACGTATGATGAAAAAACAAATCTATTAACTGTCGGAACTTTAACGTTAAATGTGCAACGGGAACTCGATTGGGAAAGAAGCACTCGCATCCCAACATTAGTTTATGCCGGATTAACTTCGTCGGGACAATCTGTCTGGGGTAAAAAAACAAAGTAA
- a CDS encoding aldose epimerase family protein, producing MKKQLFSIGIITFMMISCHSKPKDELTLSGLNPKNFQTEINQMPVNLYTLKNKSGMEVCITNFGGRIVSIMVPDKSGTMKDVVLGFDSISDYINIPSDFGASIGRYANRIKHGRMVINGDSIQLPINNFGHCLHGGPKGWQYQVYEAKPINETTLELTRKSPDGDENFPGNVTAKVTYTLTDNNSIDIKYEATTDKTTVINMTNHSYFNLSGNAENLITDNLLYINADKFTPVDSTFMTTGEISPVANTPMDFTTPKPIGQDINKYDYTQLKNGNGYDHNWVLNTAGDIKQVAARLYSPISGITLEVYTNEPGIQVYSGNFLDGTVKGKKGIIYKQRTAVCMETQHYPDSPNEPQWPSVILKPGQTYHSHCIFKFSVKK from the coding sequence ATGAAAAAACAATTATTCTCAATTGGAATTATTACATTTATGATGATTTCCTGCCATAGCAAGCCTAAGGACGAGCTAACTCTATCCGGATTAAATCCCAAAAATTTCCAAACGGAAATAAATCAAATGCCCGTAAACCTCTACACATTGAAAAATAAATCGGGAATGGAAGTTTGCATCACTAACTTTGGAGGTAGAATTGTATCTATTATGGTTCCGGATAAAAGCGGTACAATGAAAGATGTAGTTCTCGGCTTTGACAGTATTTCCGACTATATCAATATACCCAGTGATTTCGGTGCCTCTATTGGCAGGTATGCTAATCGTATTAAACACGGAAGAATGGTTATTAACGGAGATTCCATACAACTTCCAATAAACAATTTCGGGCATTGCCTGCATGGTGGTCCCAAAGGGTGGCAATATCAGGTGTACGAAGCTAAACCTATTAATGAAACGACGTTGGAACTCACACGAAAATCACCCGACGGAGACGAAAACTTCCCCGGAAATGTAACAGCCAAAGTAACTTATACTCTGACTGATAATAACTCTATTGATATTAAATATGAAGCAACGACGGACAAAACAACAGTCATCAACATGACCAATCATTCTTATTTCAATCTTTCCGGTAACGCCGAAAATCTGATAACAGACAACCTGCTATATATTAATGCTGATAAATTCACTCCGGTAGACAGTACTTTTATGACCACAGGAGAAATTAGTCCCGTAGCAAATACTCCGATGGATTTCACTACTCCTAAACCCATAGGGCAAGATATCAACAAATATGACTACACACAATTAAAAAACGGCAATGGGTATGATCATAATTGGGTACTTAACACTGCCGGAGACATTAAACAAGTGGCTGCAAGACTCTATTCTCCCATCAGCGGCATTACATTAGAAGTATACACCAACGAACCCGGCATACAAGTATATAGTGGAAACTTCCTTGACGGAACAGTGAAAGGGAAGAAAGGCATCATCTATAAACAACGAACAGCCGTATGTATGGAAACACAGCACTATCCCGACAGTCCAAATGAGCCTCAATGGCCATCTGTTATTCTTAAACCGGGACAAACGTACCATAGCCATTGCATCTTCAAATTCAGCGTAAAGAAATAA
- a CDS encoding sodium:solute symporter: MGTLDWIVIALFFAALIGIIVWVTRQKQNNSEDYFLGGRDATWLAIGASIFASNIGSEHLIGLAGAGASSGMAMAHWEIQGWMILILGWVFVPFYSRSMVLTMPEFLERRYNSESRTILSLISLVSYVLTKVAVTVYAGGLVFQQVFGIKELWGIDFFWISAIGLVLLTALYTVFGGMKSVLYTSILQTPILLAGSLIILVLGLKAVGGWDEVLATCGATPVNQYGDTMVNLIRNNNDPNFPWLGALIGSAIIGFWYWCTDQFIVQRVLSGKNERESRRGSIFGAYLKLLPVFLFLIPGMIAFTMSQKGVMLNGVQYVLPSADAAFPSLVAKLLPAGVKGLVVCGILAALMSSLASLFNSSAMLFTIDFYKRFKPNTPEKKLVKIGQIATVVIVILGILWIPIMKSIGNVLYNYLQDVQSVLAPGIAAAFLMGITWKRTSAKGGMWGLLSGFIIGITRLGAKVYYTTIGTNAGGSMFKSLFYDLNWLFFCGWMLLFCIIVVVIISLFTKAPDPIRIQGLVFGSSTPEQKAASRASWNHWDIIHTVIILGFTAAFYWYFW, encoded by the coding sequence GTGGGAACATTAGATTGGATTGTCATAGCGTTATTTTTCGCTGCACTCATCGGAATTATAGTTTGGGTAACCAGACAAAAGCAAAATAACTCGGAAGACTACTTTCTTGGAGGACGTGATGCCACCTGGTTGGCCATCGGTGCTTCTATCTTTGCTTCGAACATTGGGTCGGAGCACTTAATAGGTCTTGCAGGAGCCGGAGCATCAAGTGGTATGGCGATGGCACACTGGGAAATACAAGGATGGATGATTCTTATTTTAGGATGGGTATTCGTTCCTTTTTACTCCAGAAGTATGGTGCTTACCATGCCTGAGTTTCTTGAACGCCGTTACAATAGTGAATCACGGACAATACTTTCTCTCATTTCACTGGTAAGTTACGTATTAACGAAAGTAGCCGTAACAGTGTATGCAGGCGGATTAGTATTCCAACAAGTTTTCGGCATTAAAGAGTTATGGGGCATCGATTTCTTCTGGATTTCGGCTATAGGACTCGTCTTACTAACCGCATTATACACGGTATTTGGCGGAATGAAATCGGTATTATACACTTCGATACTTCAAACTCCTATTTTACTAGCCGGCTCACTGATTATCCTCGTGCTCGGACTAAAAGCTGTAGGCGGATGGGACGAAGTGTTAGCTACATGCGGTGCAACTCCGGTCAACCAATATGGAGATACCATGGTCAATCTTATTCGCAATAATAATGACCCTAACTTTCCGTGGTTGGGTGCATTGATTGGTTCGGCTATTATCGGCTTTTGGTATTGGTGTACGGACCAATTCATTGTACAGCGCGTACTTTCTGGCAAAAACGAAAGAGAATCACGTCGTGGTTCTATCTTTGGTGCCTATTTAAAGCTATTACCTGTATTCTTATTCCTCATTCCGGGTATGATCGCTTTTACCATGTCCCAAAAAGGAGTGATGTTAAACGGTGTACAATATGTACTTCCTTCTGCCGATGCCGCTTTCCCTTCGTTAGTGGCGAAATTGCTACCTGCCGGAGTGAAAGGGCTTGTGGTTTGTGGTATTCTCGCCGCTTTAATGAGTTCATTGGCTTCTCTGTTCAATTCCTCGGCAATGCTCTTCACCATCGATTTCTACAAAAGATTCAAACCCAATACTCCCGAGAAAAAATTGGTTAAAATCGGCCAGATAGCCACAGTCGTAATTGTTATTCTAGGTATCTTGTGGATTCCCATTATGAAAAGTATCGGTAACGTACTTTACAACTACCTGCAAGATGTACAATCAGTCTTGGCTCCGGGTATTGCCGCAGCTTTCTTAATGGGTATTACGTGGAAACGTACCTCAGCCAAAGGAGGTATGTGGGGATTACTTTCGGGCTTTATCATTGGTATCACCCGGCTAGGAGCCAAAGTGTACTATACGACTATCGGCACCAATGCGGGAGGATCAATGTTTAAGAGTCTGTTCTATGACTTGAACTGGCTATTCTTCTGCGGATGGATGTTACTGTTCTGCATCATAGTAGTAGTGATAATCAGCTTGTTTACCAAAGCACCGGATCCAATCAGAATTCAAGGTTTAGTATTTGGCTCGTCAACACCTGAACAGAAAGCTGCATCAAGAGCCAGCTGGAATCATTGGGATATAATTCACACAGTTATCATATTAGGTTTCACAGCAGCATTCTATTGGTATTTCTGGTAA
- a CDS encoding NUDIX domain-containing protein, with protein sequence MSNYYSHNPQFYVSVDCIIFGFSKGELNLLLLKRNFEPAMGEWSLMGGFVQEGESIDNAAKRVLNQLTGLENVYMEQVGAFGEVDRDPGERVISVAYYALINVNEYDKELVQKHNAYWANINQLPSLFFDHPKMVEKARELMKHQAGNEPIGFNLLPELFTLSQLQALYEAIYGETLDKRNFRKRVAEMDFIEKTDEIDKSGSRRGAFLYKFNGKAYRKDPKFKL encoded by the coding sequence ATGAGTAACTATTACAGTCATAATCCACAGTTCTATGTTTCAGTGGATTGCATTATATTCGGATTCAGCAAGGGAGAACTTAATCTCCTTTTGTTGAAACGAAATTTCGAACCCGCTATGGGAGAATGGTCATTGATGGGGGGATTTGTTCAGGAAGGCGAAAGTATTGATAATGCTGCCAAACGGGTACTCAATCAACTTACCGGTCTGGAAAATGTGTATATGGAACAAGTCGGCGCCTTTGGCGAAGTAGATCGCGATCCGGGCGAAAGAGTAATCTCCGTAGCCTATTACGCATTGATAAACGTCAATGAATACGATAAAGAACTGGTACAGAAGCATAATGCCTACTGGGCCAATATAAACCAACTACCCTCTCTCTTTTTTGACCACCCTAAAATGGTAGAAAAAGCCAGAGAACTAATGAAACACCAAGCCGGTAATGAGCCTATCGGTTTCAATTTACTGCCGGAGTTATTTACATTAAGTCAGTTGCAGGCGCTATATGAAGCCATCTACGGAGAAACGCTGGACAAGCGCAACTTTCGTAAAAGAGTGGCCGAAATGGATTTCATTGAAAAGACAGATGAAATAGATAAATCGGGATCGAGACGGGGAGCCTTCCTCTATAAATTCAACGGAAAAGCCTATCGGAAAGATCCTAAATTTAAATTATAA
- a CDS encoding L-ribulose-5-phosphate 4-epimerase produces MLEALKEKVFHANLELVKHGLVIFTWGNVSAIDRKNGLVVIKPSGVSYDDMKAEDMVVVDLDGKVVEGKLKPSSDTATHIVLYKAFPEIGGIVHTHSTYATAWAQAGIDIPNIGTTHADYFHDAIPCTADMTKEEVNGAYELETGNVIVKRFEGINPVHTPGVLVKNHGPFSWGKDANDAVHNAVVMEQVAKMASISFAVNPQLTMNPLLVEKHFNRKHGPNAYYGQK; encoded by the coding sequence ATGTTAGAAGCTTTAAAAGAAAAAGTATTCCATGCCAATCTGGAGTTGGTAAAACACGGATTGGTAATATTTACATGGGGAAATGTATCGGCTATTGATCGTAAAAACGGATTGGTGGTTATCAAACCGAGTGGAGTATCTTATGACGATATGAAAGCTGAAGATATGGTCGTGGTAGATCTTGATGGAAAAGTGGTGGAAGGTAAACTAAAACCTTCATCGGACACTGCCACTCATATAGTGTTATACAAAGCATTTCCGGAGATTGGCGGAATAGTACACACCCACTCTACTTACGCCACCGCCTGGGCACAGGCAGGAATCGATATTCCCAATATCGGAACGACACACGCCGATTACTTTCACGATGCCATTCCCTGCACGGCGGATATGACAAAAGAGGAAGTGAACGGTGCTTACGAACTGGAAACGGGCAATGTCATTGTGAAAAGATTCGAAGGCATCAATCCGGTACATACTCCGGGGGTATTGGTAAAGAACCATGGCCCTTTTTCTTGGGGAAAAGACGCAAACGATGCGGTGCACAACGCGGTTGTCATGGAACAAGTGGCAAAGATGGCCAGCATCTCTTTTGCGGTTAATCCACAACTGACAATGAACCCGTTATTGGTCGAAAAACATTTTAACCGTAAACATGGGCCAAACGCCTATTACGGACAGAAATAA
- the araA gene encoding L-arabinose isomerase: MMAFENYEVWFVTGAQLLYGGDAVIAVDAHSNEIVKGLNGSGNLPVKVVYKGTVNSAREVTDTFKAANNEEKCIGVITWMHTFSPAKMWIHGLQELKKPLLHFHTQFNKEIPWKTMDMDFMNLNQSAHGDREFGHMVTRMRKNRKVVVGHWQDEKAQAKIAVWMRVSAGWADAQDMRIIRFGDQMNNVAVTDGDKVEAEMRLGYHVDYYPIANLVAVLDKVTDAEIDELVATYEKEYTITEAQKKDAHFVNQVKEAARGEIALRRFLAETGAKAFTTNFDDLAGIDQLPGLACQRLMAEGYGFGAEGDWKTAALFRTMWFMGQGLPKGCSFLEDYTLNFDGEKSAILQAHMLEVCPLIAEHKPKLEVHPLGIGGKNDPARLVFTSKQGEGVAATIIDMGNRFRLIVNKVDCIKSKELPKLPVASSLWIPQPNLEIGAAAWILAGGTHHTSFSYDLTVEYLEDYAEIAGIEMVVIDNDTTISGFKKELHMNEIYYMLNKALC, encoded by the coding sequence ATTATGGCATTCGAAAATTATGAAGTATGGTTCGTTACCGGAGCACAGCTCTTGTACGGAGGAGACGCAGTTATCGCAGTAGACGCACACTCAAACGAAATAGTAAAAGGCCTCAACGGCTCGGGTAATTTACCGGTCAAAGTAGTATATAAAGGTACCGTAAACTCAGCGAGAGAAGTTACCGATACTTTCAAAGCAGCTAACAATGAAGAAAAATGTATCGGTGTTATTACCTGGATGCATACGTTCTCTCCCGCCAAGATGTGGATTCACGGGTTGCAGGAATTGAAGAAACCGTTGTTGCACTTCCACACTCAGTTTAATAAAGAAATTCCATGGAAAACAATGGATATGGACTTTATGAACCTGAATCAATCCGCTCATGGCGACCGCGAATTCGGTCACATGGTAACTCGTATGCGTAAGAATCGCAAAGTGGTTGTAGGGCATTGGCAAGATGAAAAAGCTCAAGCTAAGATTGCCGTATGGATGCGTGTTTCAGCCGGTTGGGCAGATGCACAGGACATGCGTATCATTCGCTTTGGCGACCAGATGAACAATGTGGCTGTAACGGACGGAGATAAAGTAGAAGCAGAAATGCGTCTGGGTTATCATGTAGATTACTACCCGATAGCAAACCTCGTAGCTGTATTAGATAAGGTTACTGATGCAGAGATCGATGAATTAGTCGCTACTTACGAAAAAGAATACACCATCACTGAAGCGCAAAAGAAAGATGCCCACTTTGTGAATCAGGTAAAAGAAGCTGCCCGCGGAGAAATCGCTCTTCGTCGTTTTCTTGCTGAAACAGGAGCAAAAGCTTTCACTACAAACTTTGATGATCTTGCCGGCATTGACCAATTGCCCGGACTTGCCTGCCAACGTTTGATGGCTGAAGGTTATGGTTTCGGTGCAGAAGGCGACTGGAAAACGGCTGCTCTCTTCCGTACCATGTGGTTCATGGGTCAGGGACTTCCTAAAGGTTGTTCTTTCCTTGAAGATTACACGTTGAACTTTGATGGAGAAAAGAGCGCTATTCTACAAGCACATATGCTCGAAGTTTGTCCGCTAATAGCTGAGCACAAACCTAAACTAGAGGTTCATCCATTGGGTATCGGTGGCAAAAACGACCCTGCCCGTTTGGTGTTCACCTCTAAACAAGGCGAAGGTGTTGCCGCAACAATCATTGATATGGGTAATCGTTTCCGCCTCATCGTCAATAAGGTAGACTGTATCAAGAGCAAAGAATTGCCTAAACTTCCTGTTGCCTCCTCTTTGTGGATTCCTCAACCGAATCTGGAAATCGGAGCTGCCGCATGGATATTGGCAGGTGGAACTCACCACACGAGTTTCTCTTACGACTTAACCGTTGAGTATTTGGAAGATTATGCTGAAATAGCAGGTATTGAGATGGTCGTTATTGACAACGACACTACAATCAGTGGGTTCAAGAAGGAACTTCACATGAATGAAATTTATTACATGTTAAACAAAGCTCTTTGCTAA
- a CDS encoding ribulokinase produces MDKYVIGLDYGSDSARALIVNALTGEALATSIKYYPRWQKGLYCNPAINQYRQHPQDYIDVLEATVKEALAACPPGTAEKVIGIAFDTTGSTPAFTDATGTPLALLPEFSENPNAMFVLWKDHTAIKEAAEVNKLCANWKIDYSAYEGGIYSSEWFWAKALHVLREDANVKAKAYSIVEYCEWLPALITGVTKSDDIVRSRCACGHKAMWHEKWGGLPSEEFLTALDPLLAGFRARLFDKTETADKPVGKLNEEWAKRLGLTTNVIVAGGAFDCHMGAVGAGVTPHTFVRVIGTSTCDIMVASYQEVGDKLIKGICGQVDGSVIPGMVGLEAGQSGFGDIYAWFKRVLEFPLKNIIGESTLIDEATKAKLIDEACDRIIPVLTKEAEKIPVSESTIIATDWMNGRRTPDANQMLKGTITGLSLASSAPQIFRALVEATAFGSKAIVDRFRNEGVQIDNVIGIGGIALKSPFVMQTLSDVLNMPIKVCKTDQACALGAAMFAATAAGEYSKIEDAQNAMSSGFAFEYSPIAENAKAYQDIYEKYLKVGQFTEKELFS; encoded by the coding sequence ATGGATAAATACGTTATAGGACTTGATTATGGCAGCGATTCCGCCCGTGCACTTATCGTAAATGCACTGACGGGAGAAGCGCTGGCCACATCCATTAAATATTACCCCCGATGGCAAAAAGGATTGTACTGCAATCCTGCCATCAATCAGTATCGCCAGCATCCGCAAGATTATATTGATGTACTGGAAGCTACCGTGAAAGAAGCACTAGCTGCCTGCCCTCCGGGAACAGCCGAGAAAGTGATTGGTATTGCTTTTGACACGACTGGCAGTACGCCCGCCTTTACAGATGCTACAGGTACTCCGCTGGCACTGTTGCCTGAGTTTTCCGAAAATCCAAACGCCATGTTTGTATTGTGGAAAGACCATACAGCGATTAAAGAAGCTGCCGAAGTAAACAAGCTTTGTGCTAACTGGAAGATTGATTATTCCGCTTACGAAGGAGGGATCTATTCTTCTGAATGGTTCTGGGCTAAAGCTCTTCATGTACTCCGTGAAGATGCAAATGTAAAAGCCAAAGCATACTCCATCGTAGAGTACTGTGAGTGGTTACCTGCGCTCATTACAGGAGTGACCAAAAGCGATGACATCGTGCGCAGCCGTTGTGCTTGCGGACACAAAGCGATGTGGCACGAGAAATGGGGCGGACTCCCAAGCGAAGAGTTTCTAACAGCCCTTGATCCGCTTTTGGCTGGTTTCAGAGCACGTCTGTTCGACAAAACGGAAACGGCAGATAAACCGGTAGGCAAGTTAAACGAGGAATGGGCCAAGAGACTGGGATTAACCACTAATGTAATCGTAGCTGGTGGAGCCTTTGATTGCCACATGGGAGCGGTTGGTGCAGGAGTTACTCCTCACACGTTTGTACGGGTGATTGGAACTTCCACCTGCGACATTATGGTCGCTTCTTATCAAGAAGTTGGAGACAAGCTGATTAAGGGTATTTGCGGACAGGTCGACGGCTCGGTTATTCCGGGTATGGTTGGACTGGAAGCAGGGCAATCGGGCTTTGGAGATATCTATGCATGGTTCAAACGGGTGCTAGAGTTTCCTTTAAAGAATATTATAGGAGAAAGTACACTGATTGATGAAGCTACAAAAGCGAAGTTAATTGATGAAGCTTGCGACCGTATCATTCCGGTTCTGACCAAAGAAGCGGAAAAAATACCGGTCAGCGAAAGCACTATCATTGCAACCGACTGGATGAATGGTCGCCGTACGCCGGATGCCAACCAAATGCTAAAAGGCACCATCACCGGTCTGTCTTTAGCCAGTTCGGCACCACAAATTTTCCGCGCACTGGTCGAAGCAACGGCCTTCGGCTCAAAAGCCATCGTAGATCGTTTCAGAAATGAAGGCGTACAGATTGATAATGTAATCGGAATTGGCGGCATCGCTCTTAAATCTCCGTTCGTGATGCAAACACTTAGTGATGTACTCAACATGCCTATCAAAGTCTGCAAAACAGATCAGGCTTGTGCTCTTGGTGCAGCAATGTTTGCAGCCACAGCAGCAGGAGAATACAGCAAGATAGAAGATGCTCAGAACGCCATGTCATCCGGCTTTGCTTTTGAATATTCTCCCATAGCAGAGAATGCCAAAGCTTATCAGGATATTTATGAGAAATATCTTAAAGTAGGACAGTTTACAGAAAAAGAACTCTTTTCCTAA
- a CDS encoding alpha-L-arabinofuranosidase C-terminal domain-containing protein, translating to MKKEILVSALLVASMSLSAQKSAVIRIHTEQGKQIIPKEIYGQFAEHLGSCIYGGLWVGENSDIPNIKGYRKDVFDALKELKVPVLRWPGGCFADEYHWMDGIGPKESRPKMVNNNWGGVVEDNSFGTNEFLNLCEMLGCEPYISGNVGSGSVEELAKWVEYMTSEGDSPMANLRRKNGRDKAWKVKFLGVGNESWGCGGSMTAEYYSDLYRRYSTYCRNYDDNRLFKIASGASDYDYNWTDVLMKDVGARMNGLSLHYYTVTGWNGSKGSATNFSKDDYYWAMGKCLEIENVIKKHIDIMDKYDPKKNVGLMVDEWGTWWDQEPGAKTALYQQNSMRDAFVASLTLDVFNRHTDRIKMTNIAQVVNVLQSMILTKGKEMVLTPTYYVFDMYKVHQDATYLPIDLICDKVSVRDNRTVPLMSATASKDKEGIIHISLSNVETDESQEVSIEIPGVTVNQVSGQILTSKNITDYNSFEHPNVVVLKDFKDAKVSKGVLKVELPAKSIVTLTLK from the coding sequence ATGAAGAAAGAAATTCTAGTAAGTGCCCTGTTAGTGGCTTCCATGTCGCTATCTGCACAAAAGAGTGCAGTTATCAGAATTCATACTGAACAAGGTAAACAAATCATTCCGAAAGAAATCTACGGACAGTTTGCCGAACATCTGGGTTCCTGCATTTATGGCGGTCTCTGGGTGGGCGAAAACTCGGATATCCCCAACATAAAAGGATACCGTAAAGATGTTTTTGATGCACTTAAAGAGCTAAAAGTTCCGGTACTTCGCTGGCCGGGCGGATGCTTCGCCGATGAATATCACTGGATGGATGGCATTGGCCCGAAAGAGAGCCGTCCTAAAATGGTTAACAACAACTGGGGCGGCGTTGTAGAAGATAATAGTTTCGGAACCAATGAATTCCTTAACCTTTGCGAGATGTTGGGTTGCGAACCGTATATCAGCGGCAACGTGGGTAGCGGTAGTGTGGAAGAGCTGGCTAAGTGGGTGGAATACATGACCTCTGAGGGAGACTCTCCCATGGCTAACTTACGTCGCAAAAACGGACGAGACAAAGCATGGAAAGTAAAATTCCTTGGCGTGGGCAACGAAAGTTGGGGTTGCGGCGGAAGCATGACTGCGGAATATTATTCAGACTTGTATCGCCGTTATTCTACTTACTGTCGTAACTACGATGACAATCGTCTATTTAAAATAGCCAGCGGAGCAAGCGATTATGATTATAACTGGACAGACGTTTTGATGAAGGACGTAGGTGCGCGTATGAATGGTTTATCCCTTCATTACTACACGGTTACCGGATGGAACGGTAGCAAAGGATCGGCTACCAACTTTAGCAAGGACGACTATTACTGGGCAATGGGAAAATGTCTGGAGATTGAAAATGTGATTAAGAAACATATCGATATCATGGATAAATATGACCCTAAGAAAAATGTAGGACTGATGGTCGATGAATGGGGTACCTGGTGGGATCAGGAGCCGGGAGCAAAAACCGCTCTTTACCAACAAAATTCTATGCGCGATGCATTTGTTGCCTCTCTCACGCTGGATGTCTTCAATCGACATACCGACCGCATTAAGATGACAAACATAGCACAGGTAGTTAATGTGTTGCAATCGATGATACTGACCAAAGGGAAAGAGATGGTATTAACCCCCACCTATTACGTGTTCGATATGTATAAAGTTCATCAGGATGCAACCTATCTGCCTATCGACCTGATATGCGATAAAGTAAGCGTAAGAGATAATCGCACGGTACCTTTAATGAGTGCCACCGCTTCTAAAGACAAAGAGGGAATTATCCATATTTCACTCTCCAATGTAGAAACCGACGAAAGCCAGGAAGTATCTATCGAAATTCCCGGAGTTACCGTAAATCAGGTAAGCGGACAGATATTAACATCGAAAAACATAACAGATTACAATTCATTCGAACATCCCAATGTCGTAGTTTTGAAAGACTTTAAAGATGCCAAAGTAAGTAAAGGTGTATTAAAGGTAGAACTTCCTGCCAAGTCAATTGTTACTTTAACATTAAAATAA